The segment CGGGATAGCGGAGGCCAGCGGCGCAGCCGATCAGGAACGCGGCGTCGGCGGCGCAGCCGTATCGGCTTCGTTGAGCGTGACGCGGAGCACCTCGAGGTTACGCTCGACGTTCTCCAGGCGTCCCATTCCTACGAGCGGAACGAGATCGTCAGCCTTGCGCACGGGATCAAGCCGAGCGCGACGGACGAGACCGCGACGCCAGCTTTCTTCCGCGGCCATCTCTTCCGAGGGGCTGCAGGCGTGCGAAACGTTCGCCGCGAGGTTCGCGCCCTGGAACCGCGGAACCTGACTGCGCGCGCCAATCGTCGGGCTGCAGATCCGCGGGCGTGCCGGATCTTGCCGGTGAGAAGGCCGCGGTGGAGCGGTGAATACGCGACGAAGGTGATGCCGAGGGAGCGCGTGACAGGAAGGAGATCGAGCTCCGGATCGGCGCTGCGAGAGCGAGTATTCGGTCTGGAGCGCGGCGATCAGGTAGGTCGCGTGCGCGCGGCGGATGGTCATGGGTCCCGCCTCCGAGAGGAGCCGATGGCACGGACCTTCCACGCCACCGGCATCTCCGCCATGGCGCCGACCGACTCCTCGATGAGCACGTCGGGATCCACGCGGTGCGGGTGGTAGAGGTCGATGTGGTCGAGACCGAGGGTGTTTCAAGCTGCCGAGTCCGACGGCCTTGCAAATGCGGGAAGGCTTCCCTTGCTGGCCTTCGTGGCGACCACAGCCCGGTCGCGTCGATCGCGGACGTTTGGCGCGGCCGACGAGACCTCGCTCTTTCCGTTGCCGTAGACTTCCGCGGTGTCGATGAGCGTGATACCACGCCTCGAGCGCGCGGTGGATGGCGAGGACGCCTGCCTCGCGTCGTCGCGGGTGTCCGTACCAGCCAGCGAACGCCATGGCGCCGAGGCCACGATCGCGCCAACGCGCACCTCACCCTGGCCCAGCTTTTGCGAGGTGTCGATCGGGTGCGCTCCAATGCGCCCATCGACCGTCCACACCGGGCGAGGGCGGGAGCTTCTGCTTCTACGATGGGTGAGCGCGCGCGTGCACCTGGAGGCTAAGAACCGCATCGTGTAAGGTGTCGTCATTGCCCGAGTCAGCTTCAATTCGCATCAGCACCTCGAACGGTGAGTACGTGATCATTGCAACCGGGTCCGGCGCGATTTCCCGAGGCATAGAGCATGCAGACGACGTCATCGACATAACCACCGGCCTTCTCGCGATCCTCGCCGCCCTGTCGGTCTCGAAGAACTCTTCCTCATCTACGAGTCGCGACGCGAGTTTCCCACCCTCGCCTGCCGTTCTTATTCACCCCTACCCGTCACGACGGAGGCCTACGCACGGCAGATCGCGAACGACTGGAACTTCAAGAGCGGAACCTTGGCCGGCTTTGTGACCCGCTTTCCCGTCGACGACGCGCGTACGCCTCTGAGTTCTCGCGTCGCGTCATTAGGGCTCCAGGACCTGAAGAGTTATGGGTGCCGGCGGAGGTTGGCCGGATGCAACGACCACATCCCCGCGCCGTCGAGGTCGTGGCGATTTCGCCGGCGACGGCTACCGAGGCCAGTTGGCTGAGAACTCCAGCGCCGAAGCCAAAGACGCCACGGCACAACTCGTGACCCTCGCAGGCGCGCTCTCGCCCGCAACAGGTTCGACGTCGTTTGCGAGATGGCAGCGAATTACTGCGGCGATCTTCCTCAACTACGTCTTCTGGCGGCAGCACGACGCTACCGACCAGGGCGCCGACGAAAGCGCTCGCGACGAGCTTCTGCTCGGCCTGGAAACGCTGGGGCCGCAGGAGCGCGCGTCGCTCGAGCTGGGGGCTCGCACGAGAGTGATCGGCGGCAGGGCCGGGGCTGCTCGCCATCGGCCACCACCGCTCGACGTACGATCATCGCGGCGGCGAGCGCTGTACGCTCTCCCGGCGTCGCGCTATTATCACACCGCGTCCGGTGCGCTACGACCAGCGGGATGAGAATGGAGCGCCCGTTCGACACTGGTGGCGATCTCCGACGCTGATCGCCGCCGTCGGCGTCAGCACCTGCAACGGCAAGGCCAGGGGCCCGCGCCATCCAGCGCCCTCGACGCGTCGCTTGGCGACGTCTCGGCACCTCAGCTTGACGGCGGCGGCGCGAGCCGGGAAGCCTCGCTCGTCGACAGCGCCGTTCCGGCAGGCGGGCGCCAGGGATGCCAGCGTCGTCGGCGCCGACGCAAACGCTACCAACCCAGCGGTGCCGACTCGGCTTCGCTCGATGGGGCGTCGATTCCGGTCCGCTCCTTGACGTGCCGGCTGCCCGGTCTTCGCGGGCCCCGCCCGCCCCGGCATGACGCAGGCTTTCCGACGCGACAGGACTCGCACTCTGGCTCCGCCCGATCGCGGCGTGGCGACCGTAGACGGTGGCGCCGTTTGCCGTTGGGACGACATGAGCGGCAGCAGCCGTTCGTTTCGACCCCGGCGCAGCGCAAGCCCCGTCTTCTCACCGACGGGCATTCGCAACTTGCCCGCCGTGTCGTTTGTCGGCAATCAGCCGCTCGTGCGCGGAGACCTGCTGAAACTCGCGCGCCCCACGTCAGCTTGAACCTTCGCGATCTTCCAAGCCGTCGCCGAGACGACCCGCGGATTTCGTTCTGCAAAGACAGCTTCGCCCCGAACGGCGTCTACTTCGGCATTGACCGGTTTGCTTTTCAAACGGTTGGCGGTCGCGAAGAAGGCGTTTACATCGCCGG is part of the Myxococcales bacterium genome and harbors:
- a CDS encoding aldo/keto reductase; the encoded protein is MWTVDGRIGAHPIDTSQKLGQGEVRVGAIVASAPWRSLAGTDTRDDARQASSPSTARSRRGITLIDTAEVYGNGKSEVSSAAPNVRDRRDRAVVATKASKGSLPAFARPSDSAA